Genomic window (Myxococcus fulvus):
CTCTCGCCTCCCCGAAGGCCACGTCCTCGTCAACGGCTACGGCCCCACCGAGAACACCACCTTCTCCGCCACTCACTCCCTCCGCCACGGCGACGCTGTCTCCCGCTCCGTCCCCATCGGCGCCCCTCTCTCCAACTCCTCCGCCTTCGTCCTCGACTCGGGCTTCCAGCCGCTGCCTCCTGGCGTCCCTGGCGAGCTCTTCGTTGGTGGCGATGGCCTGGCGTGGGGTTACCTCAACCGCGCCGACCTCACCGCAGAGCGCTTCGTCCCGCATCCCTTCAGCAGCTCGCCCGGTGCTCGCCTCTACCGCACCGGTGACAAGGCTCGCTGGCTCGCCGACGGCACTCTCGAGTTCCTCGGCCGCAACGACTTCCAGGTGAAGATTCGTGGCTTCCGCATCGAGCTGGGTGAAGTCGAGGCCGCGCTGCGTCTCTTCACTGGCATCCAGGAAGCCGTCGTCCTCGCTCGTGAGGACGTCCCCGGTGACAAGCGTCTCGTCGCCTACTTCGTCGCCGCCGAAGAGCAGTCCGTCGACACCACCGCGCTCAAGGGTTTCCTCCAGCAGCGACTGCCCGAGTACATGGTGCCCTCGGCTTTCGTCTCGCTGACGGCCTTCCCTCTCTCCGCCAACGGCAAGCTCGACCGAAAGGCGCTTCCTGCGCCTGACTTCGCCTCGACTGCTTCCGCCGACGAATTCGTCGAGCCTTCCACTCCCGCCCAGGCTCGTCTCGCCTCCATCTTCGCCGACGTCCTCGGCTTGGAGCGCGTCAGCCTCCACGGCGACTTCTTCGAGCTCGGCGGCCACTCCCTCCTCGCCACCCAGGTCGTCTCTCGCATCCGCTCCGCCTTCAGCGTCGAGCTGCCCCTCGGTGAGCTCTTCGCGGCGCCCACCGTCGCCCTCCTCGCTCAGCGCCTGGAGCAGCACGGCTCTGCTTCTCGCCAGCCTCCGCTCGTCCCGGTCGACCGCTCCCAGCCGCTGCCCCTCTCCTTCGCCCAGCAGCGCCTCTGGTTCCTCGACCAGCTCCAGCCTGGCTCTTCCACCTACAACATCCCCTGGGTCCTCAAGCTCTCCGGGGCCCTGGACTCCTCCGCGCTCCTCAAGTCCCTCCAGGCCCTCACTCAGCGCCACGAGGTCCTTCGCACTCGCATCTCCATTCACGACGGTCAGCCCGTCCAGGTCATCCAGCCGGACTTCGTCCTGGAAATGCCGGTCATCGACCTGACCGCACTGCCCGCGCAGGAGCGTGAGGCCGAGGCCCAGCGGTTGGCCTCGCAGGAGGCCGTGCGTCCGTTCGATCTGGCGCGTGGCCCTGTGGTCCGTGCCTCGCTCGTCCGTCTGGACGCGCGGGAGCACAGGCTCCTCGTCACGATCCACCACATCGCGTCCGACGGTTGGTCCATCTCCGTCATGGTCCGCGAGCTGGCGGCCTTCTACCGGCAGTTCTCCGGCAACGAGTCCACGCAGCTCGCGCCGCTTCCCATCCAGTACGCCGACTTCTCCGTCTGGCAGCGCCAGTGGCTGCACGGTGACGTGCTCGAGAAGGAGCTTGGCTGGTGGCGCAATCAGCTCGCGGGCGCTCCCGCCGCCATCGAGCTGCCCACCGACAGGCCTCGCCCCGCTGTCCAGACCTACAACGGCGCGGTCCTTCCGTTCACGCTCTCGAC
Coding sequences:
- a CDS encoding condensation domain-containing protein, whose protein sequence is SRLPEGHVLVNGYGPTENTTFSATHSLRHGDAVSRSVPIGAPLSNSSAFVLDSGFQPLPPGVPGELFVGGDGLAWGYLNRADLTAERFVPHPFSSSPGARLYRTGDKARWLADGTLEFLGRNDFQVKIRGFRIELGEVEAALRLFTGIQEAVVLAREDVPGDKRLVAYFVAAEEQSVDTTALKGFLQQRLPEYMVPSAFVSLTAFPLSANGKLDRKALPAPDFASTASADEFVEPSTPAQARLASIFADVLGLERVSLHGDFFELGGHSLLATQVVSRIRSAFSVELPLGELFAAPTVALLAQRLEQHGSASRQPPLVPVDRSQPLPLSFAQQRLWFLDQLQPGSSTYNIPWVLKLSGALDSSALLKSLQALTQRHEVLRTRISIHDGQPVQVIQPDFVLEMPVIDLTALPAQEREAEAQRLASQEAVRPFDLARGPVVRASLVRLDAREHRLLVTIHHIASDGWSISVMVRELAAFYRQFSGNESTQLAPLPIQYADFSVWQRQWLHGDVLEKELGWWRNQLAGAPAAIELPTDRPRPAVQTYNGAVLPFTLSTELTQAVKALAQRENATPFMVLLAGWQVLLSRYSRQDDISVGSPIANRNRAETEGLIGFFVNTLVHRARINPEHSFRELLTNTRASTLAAFDHQDIPFEKLVEELQPQRDLSRSPLFQVSFVYQNTPDEDLDLPGLELDVLTSELHSAKFDLFLGMNEVGGKLQGALDYNSDLFDASTVERMARHFTSLLTEATTHVDQPLHTLKLLSATETQTLLSDFQGEHVRYPEDATLHSLFEAQALRTPHA